Proteins encoded within one genomic window of Mya arenaria isolate MELC-2E11 chromosome 13, ASM2691426v1:
- the LOC128213965 gene encoding uncharacterized protein LOC128213965, which produces MLAGHIKFSCGWHFGVWKNRWRHMDAETIEEVASTVAMSSRNGHNIPQIVDGNSKQMSFYVWSTFFKGIFKPMKNISKYHSFEVSSNGPGVVRVRKFVDAPEEKINILKTCQVDIGVLPVQIFDEGISAEKQWYLHDVIRDFCRSDNAKNTTCPLPLVAKEGYSKAKKQKLK; this is translated from the exons ATGCTAGCCGGCCACATCAAATTTTCATGCGGCTGGCATTTTGGAGTTTGGAAAAACAGATGGAGACACATGGATGCAGAGACAATTGAG GAGGTGGCTTCCACAGTAGCAATGTCATCCCGTAATGGCCACAACATTCCACAAATTGTTGATGGCAACAGCAAACAAATGTCGTTCTATGTCTGGAGCACCTTCTTCAAAGGCATTTTCAAACCAATGAAGAACATTTCCAAATACCATTCATTTGAGGTATCTTCCAACGGGCCTGGGGTTGTAAGAGTAAGGAAGTTTGTTGATGCCCCTGAGGAGAAAATTAACATACTGAAAACCTGCCAAGTGGATATTGGTGTTCTGCCAGTGCAGATCTTTGATGAGGGAATAAGTGCAGAAAAACAATGGTACTTGCATGATGTAATTAGGGACTTTTGCAGATCAGATAATGCTAAAAACACAACATGCCCTTTGCCATTAGTTGCAAAAGAAGGCTATTCAAAggccaaaaaacaaaagttaaaatag